CAAGGTAACTCATCATATGCGTACCAGGGTAGGGTGTTGCTAGACAGAGGTAAACGTAATCTGGGTCAGCGCGATGAATAAAATCAAAAGTCTGCTTCAGAGACTCTTTAGTTTCGCCAGGGTACCCAATAATAACCGACATGGCAACGGATAACCCGACTTTTTTAGCCATTTTGACGGCTTTCTCATTTAGTTCCACAGTTGTTTTTTTGTGGACGGAGTCAAGGATTTTTTGGCAACCTGACTCAGCGCCGAAGCTGATGAGTTGGCAGTCAGCGGCTTTCATTTTTTCAAGGACTTCTCTGCTGATGCGGTCTACGCGGGTTTGGCAATCCCAAGGTACATTGATTTTTCGGCGGACCATTTCGTCGCAGATTTGCATGGCACGGTCTAGGTCGTAAGTGAAAGCGTCATCGTAGAAGCTAAAAGCTCCTGCGCCAGCGTCATGGTTGCTTTTTAGCCATTCTAATTCGTCTACGACTTTGATGGGGTCTCGGGCGCGGAAAGGTTTACCCGCCATCCTCGAAGACACACAGTAGCTGCATTGGAAGGGGCATCCGCGGCTAGTCAAAATTGGCAGAATGGTACGACCAAAGAAACGGTACTGTTTGAGGGCGAAGTACTGGTAAGCGGGATAGGGCAAGTCGTCGAGGTTCTGTATGAAGGGGCGGTCGGGGGTTTGGATGAGTTTGCCGTTTTGGCGATAAGATATGCCTTGTACGCTGCTGAGGTCGCCGCCGAGTTTTTGAAGCAGCTCCATTATGGTGATTTCGCCTTCACCGCGCACAACGATGTCTATCGCGGGTTCCTCGGTCAGGACTTCTTTGTCAAGAAAAGTCGCGTGAGGTCCACCTAAAATTACGGTGCAGTTGGGTACGTTTTGTTTGGTGACTCGTGCCATCAAATAAGCAGACCCAATAGTAGGCGTCACTGAGGTTATGCCGACTACGTCGGGTTGGTAGCTGGCGAACTCTTTGCCCAAAGCTTCATGATTCAAACCGAGCGCGAGGCAATCGAAGACTTTGAGTTCATGCCCACTCTTCTCGATAACCGAAGCCAAATAAGCAAGCCCGATGGGGAGGTTGGGGCACCAGAGTTTGCGTATGTCAAAAGACGGCGGGATAACTAAGGCAACTTTGAGTTTTTTCTTTGCGAGGGAGATTTTAAACTCAGCCGTTTTAACGCATCCTCATCACGGACTTTATGAAGGGAACTAACCCATCCCGTCGGATTCTACGCAGAAGCGTCTTGGGCGCCGTGTTAAACCCGCGTTGGTAACGTTGCTGAATTGCGACGACGTCTTCATAGTTGAATTGGTCAGTTTTTACGAAAGCCAAAAAGTCATCCATGCGGTCATAGAGGTGCTTCTCCAAAACCTCATCATAGAGCTTACTGGTTGGACAGGCGATGAACACATAGAAGGTACACCAGTCGGGACCAAGCTTCTTGGCAAACTTGTAAGTAGCCTCCATATCTGCCAAGGTTTCGCCGGGGATTCCCAGCATGAACGAGGCAGCGATGTTTATTTTCGCTTTGCGAACCATTTTGAAGGCTGCTTCAATCTTTTCGGGGGTCGTGTGAGTGTTGAGCTTTTCTAAAATACGCGGAACACCAGATTGGATACCAAAGAAGATGGTTCTACAACCCGCAGCATACATTTCTTTGAGTAAATCTTCAGAGAGCAAATCAACGCGTGTGTCACAAGCCCATTCAATGTCGAGGTTGTTTTCGCGTATCTGGTGGCAGAGTTCAATTGTGCGTTGCTTGTTAATCGTAAAGTTATCGTCAATGAAGTAGATGCCTTTGGAGCCGAATTTCTCTTTCATATATTTGAGTTCGCCAATCACCCTCTCAGGGCTAAAAGCGCGGCACTTCATGCCCCAGAGTTCCTTGGTTTCACAGTAACTACAATCATAGGGGCAGCCACGCATAACATGCATGACATCTGCGGGTTGGGCTTTTAGGTATCCGAGGTGGCGGTCAT
The DNA window shown above is from Candidatus Bathyarchaeota archaeon and carries:
- a CDS encoding B12-binding domain-containing radical SAM protein codes for the protein MGLAYLASVIEKSGHELKVFDCLALGLNHEALGKEFASYQPDVVGITSVTPTIGSAYLMARVTKQNVPNCTVILGGPHATFLDKEVLTEEPAIDIVVRGEGEITIMELLQKLGGDLSSVQGISYRQNGKLIQTPDRPFIQNLDDLPYPAYQYFALKQYRFFGRTILPILTSRGCPFQCSYCVSSRMAGKPFRARDPIKVVDELEWLKSNHDAGAGAFSFYDDAFTYDLDRAMQICDEMVRRKINVPWDCQTRVDRISREVLEKMKAADCQLISFGAESGCQKILDSVHKKTTVELNEKAVKMAKKVGLSVAMSVIIGYPGETKESLKQTFDFIHRADPDYVYLCLATPYPGTHMMSYLEELGWKVSKDWSKFDLQTPVFENPILGEFDLVKNRREFYNRFYSWRYIAKEYMRGTFYSKNMGRTALNDKIWRTPSLRWAFTNLAKLRGRGKEQT
- a CDS encoding B12-binding domain-containing radical SAM protein; this encodes MSEGKIPLILLMTTIPPTDSPWGVPARLPPLGLSYVAGALEKAGFEVQMLDNYQLRSTIEFVKTEVAKRKPDIVGITCGSVTYRRAVEMAKVIKEVSPSTKVVFGGWHASYLPDSALENPEVDYAVMGEGERAMIELATQITKGADQKTIAQIPGVACRLNGKISKTPPKLIEDLDTIPYPARHLLDMNFYDRHLGYLKAQPADVMHVMRGCPYDCSYCETKELWGMKCRAFSPERVIGELKYMKEKFGSKGIYFIDDNFTINKQRTIELCHQIRENNLDIEWACDTRVDLLSEDLLKEMYAAGCRTIFFGIQSGVPRILEKLNTHTTPEKIEAAFKMVRKAKINIAASFMLGIPGETLADMEATYKFAKKLGPDWCTFYVFIACPTSKLYDEVLEKHLYDRMDDFLAFVKTDQFNYEDVVAIQQRYQRGFNTAPKTLLRRIRRDGLVPFIKSVMRMR